Proteins from a single region of Terriglobia bacterium:
- a CDS encoding response regulator transcription factor produces MNKVLVVEDDAAILRGLADNLAHEGYEVVTAVNGETGYNLQKSERPDLIILDLMLPRMSGLELCRKLRGEGVQTPILMLTARSEESDRVIGLDLGADDYVTKPFSLRELMARVRALLRRIQAAVDLPNELQFGDVEVDFRRYVAIRAGKLVEMTRKEFATLRILAARAGEVVTREQLLNEVWGYEAYPVSRTVDNHIAGLRAKLEKDPARPAHIRTVHGVGYKFLHSAIS; encoded by the coding sequence ATGAATAAAGTTCTTGTTGTCGAAGATGACGCGGCAATCCTGCGCGGCCTGGCCGACAATCTGGCGCACGAGGGTTATGAGGTCGTCACCGCAGTCAACGGAGAGACCGGATACAACCTTCAAAAAAGCGAAAGGCCCGACCTCATCATCCTGGATCTCATGCTGCCGCGCATGAGCGGCCTGGAATTGTGCCGGAAACTCCGCGGCGAAGGTGTTCAGACCCCGATACTGATGCTGACGGCAAGGAGCGAAGAGTCCGACCGGGTGATCGGTCTCGACCTGGGCGCCGATGATTACGTCACGAAACCGTTCTCCCTGCGTGAGCTCATGGCCCGCGTCCGGGCTCTCCTGCGGCGGATTCAGGCTGCCGTCGATCTTCCCAATGAACTGCAATTCGGCGATGTTGAAGTGGACTTCCGGCGCTACGTGGCCATCCGTGCGGGGAAACTCGTCGAGATGACGCGGAAGGAATTTGCCACGTTGCGAATCCTCGCCGCCCGGGCAGGTGAGGTCGTGACTCGCGAGCAACTCCTCAACGAAGTCTGGGGCTACGAGGCATATCCCGTCAGCCGGACCGTCGACAACCATATCGCCGGCCTGCGCGCCAAACTGGAAAAGGATCCGGCGCGGCCGGCACACATTCGAACCGTCCACGGCGTCGGATACAAGTTCCTTCACAGTGCAATTTCATGA